The segment GCTGTCCAGCCCGCTTGTGCGCGCCATGTCCACCGCGGAAACCGCGGCGGCGCATTTCGGCGCGCGGGTGGAGGTTGCGGACTGGCTTGACGGAAGCCGTTCCTGCTCCGATGTGTGGGAGATGCTGCTGCCCCGCCTGGCGGATTGCGGGACGGTTATGGCAGTAGGGCATCAGCCGGGGCTGGGCATGCTGGCCGGCGCGCTGATGGGCGGCTGCGCCTTCCCCTTCCAGCCGGCGGGGGTCTGCGTGCTGCGTTTTGACGGGGAGCTTCCCCCCCGCCCGCGCGCCTGCGCGGCGGAAGAGTTCAGCTTTCTGGACCCTGAAGTATAGCCAGCGCCGAGGGAACCGTTTCCACCGTAATGGCGCCGCGGGCGCGGCGCGGCTCGCCGTCAATGTGATAAACAATTTCGCCTTCGCCTCTTACCAGGGCGGAGGCGCTTTTTGCTGCGGACACCAGAGAAGAGCTTTCAATGCTCCCGTCAAACAGCTTGTGCAGGTGGCGCACAGTCTGGTACCAGGGCCGGTAATCCACAGTTACGATATTGAGCAGCCCGTCGTCCGGCTTTGCCGAGGGCGCTATCACCGCCCCCCCGCCGAACTGGCGGCAGTTGGCAAAAGCCAGGCATAACGGCTTTACAACAGATGTTTTGCCCCCGCATTCCAGCTCCAGCCGGGGCGGCTTGTAGGAAACATATTGCCTCAGGCCGAAGTAATAGTAAGGCAGCTTGCCGCGCGGCCCTTTCCTGCCGAAACTGTTGAACGCCTCGCCAATCAGCGCGTCTATGCCTATGCCGGCGACATTGGCGAAATACTCGCCGTTTATCTTCCCCAAATCAATGCGGCGGGGCCGCCATTTCAGCAGCGCCTCCAGCGCGCGGCGCGGAGCCAGCGGTATACTGAATTCCCGCGCCAGGCCGTTGCCGGAGCCTCTGGGCACAAGCCCCAGCGCGGCGCGCGAGCCGCAAAGCGCGGGCAGCGCCTCGTTTATGGTGCCGTCGCCCGCGGCGACAACCACGGCGTCAAACCCCGAGGCCACCGCGCCGCGCGCCAGCTCCAGCGCATGGCCGGGGCCGGAGGTGAAGGCGCATTCCGCGCGGCCCCGCCCGGCAAACAGGGTTGTTACCGCTTCAGCCAGGTTGCGCGCGTCGGTTTTGCGGCCCGCATTGGGGTTTATTATGAAATAAAAGCTTCTGTCCATCAGCCACTATTGTACCTGAATTTGATAAAATGGGATATATGAAAAGAAGAGAGTTGGTCAAACATCTTACCGAGCAGGGCTGTGTGCTTACGAGGGAAGGCGGCAAGTATTCAGTGTTCCAGAACCCCGTCACATGCAAGGAAACGCCGGTTACCCGGCATAACGAGATAGCCGATTTCACCGTGCGCAAAATATGCCGGGATTTAGGCGTAGAACCGCCGCACTAATTCTCCTCTGCGCCCTTGCCTGCGGCTGCGCCGGAATCGGCAGGCAGGTGGACTGGCTGCCCTCCGGCCCCTCCTTTTCGCCGAAAAAAACAGGGGATGTGGAGGTGTTTTTCTCCCGCGCGCAGGTAAAACATCCTTATGGCGCCATGGCGCTGCTTCACGGCTGGGACGTAAAGCCGGAAGACAAAAAATCCCTTGACCGCCAGATTCAAATGATGCGCGAACTTGCCGCCAGAAACGGCGCGGACGCGATAATCGCCGCCATAAACGACCACGAGACGGGACAGGGAGATTTCTCCGGCGGACTGCCGGACGGCCTCTGCAACGCCTACGCCATAGCCGTGAAATATGTGGACACCCTGACCCCGCAGGAAAGACAGGCCCTGCAAAACTGGAAACCATGATAGCCGAGACGCCGCAGCAGTGCGCGGAATGGACGGGACGCGCGGTCGTCTGCGATGTGCTGCGCTGCTCCACCAACATCTGCGCGATGCTGAAACGCGGCAAGCCGCATGTGCGCGTTTTCGCCGACAAGGACAAGGCCGTTGCATGGCATGCCGGCAATCCGGGAGGCGATTTTTTCTCGGAACTGGATTTTCCGCCGGAATTTGAAAAATACGACAATTCCCCCTCCCAGGCGCTGCAATCCGACCCGCGCAGGCCCGCCGTGCTGGTTACCGGCGCGGGGACAAAAGCGATTTTGAGCCTCAGAAACGCGGAGGCGGTCTACATAGGCTGTTTTGCGAATTTTCCGGCGGCAGCGGCGAAAATTCGGGCCGGAGGCGATTTCCTGCTGGTTCCGGCGGGGATATTTTACCTGAACCACCCGGAAGATTTACTCTGCGCCCGCGCGCTTGAGGCCGCCGCCTCCGGCGGGGAAAACGCCGCGCAAAACGCGCTGGCGCTTCTTAAGGAAAGCGGGCGGCTTGAAAAGTTCCTGCGCGAACGTCCGCAAAACGGCGCGGCGGACCTGGCAATCGCGCTAAACACCGGCGGGCTGAACCTGCTGCCGGAAGTGAAAATATCCGGCGATTGCGCCGTGGCAAAGTTATGAAAAAAGCCATTGTCCTTCTCTCCGGCGGGCTGGATTCGGCCACCTGCCTTTACTGGACCAAGGCAAAGGGCTATAGCTGCCATGCGCTTTGCATACTTTACGGGCAAAGGCACGGGCGCGAGGCGAAAAGCGCGGCAAAAATAGCCAGGCTGGCGGGCGTTCCGCTTACAACGTTGCGGCTGAAGCTGCCCTGGCTGAAAACCAGCGCGCTGGTGGACAAGTCCCGCAAGCTGCCGGATATCCCGCTTGACAAAATCGGGCATGAAGGCATCGCGCCCACCTATGTGCCGGGAAGGAATTTGCTTTTCGTGTCGCTTGCCGCATCTTTTGCCGATGCCGCCGGGGCGCGGGCCGTGGTGCTGGGGCCTAACGCGCTGGATTATTCCGGTTATCCCGACTGCCGTCCGCAGTTCTACAAGGCGCTGGCAAAAGCCGTGGCGCGGGGCACCGCGCTGGGCGGAAAAATGAAAATACTCACCCCGATTATCAATCTTGACAAGGCGCAGATAGCCAAACTGGCGGCCAGGCTGAAAGTTCCCGTCAGGCACACATGGTCCTGCTATAAAGGCGGCGCAAAACCCTGCGGACATTGCGACGCCTGCAAGCTGCGCGCAAAAGGCTTTGCCCTGGCCGGACTGCGGGACGAGGCGCTATGAAAGCCCCCGTCGCGGAGATATTCTCGTCCATACAGGGCGAGGGAATTTTTCTGGGCGCGCGGCAGATTTTCGTCCGCTTCTGCGGCTGCAACCTCAAGTGTTCCTATTGCGACGAGCCCGCCTCCCGCGCCGCCGGGAAAATGATGACGGCGGAGCGGATACTGCGCGAAATCTCGCGGCTGGGCAAAAAACCGCATCATTCGGTATCGCTTACCGGCGGGGAGCCGCTTTTGCATGCGGATTTTATAGCCGCGCTGGCGCCGCGCATAAAAACCGCGGGGCTGCCGGTTTATCTGGAAACAAATGCCGCGCTGCCGGAAAAATTCCGGCTTGTAAGCCGGCATGTTGACATCGTGGCGGCGGACTGGAAGTTCCGCCGCTCCACCGGCGAGGAGCTGGCCGCGCGCCACCGCGATTTCCTGTCGCAATGCAGGGGCAGGGTTTTTGTGAAGGCGGTACTCACCGGCGGAGAGTCCCGCGCCGAGCTGGAGCAATGCGCCGGCACGGTAGCGGACGTCTCCGCGCATATCCCGCTTGTGATACAGCCGGCGACGCCGGTTTCCACGCAGGCCGTGAAAACCGCCGAAAAATTCCTGAAACTTGCGCGGCGGAAGCTGGCGCGGGTCATAATACTGCCGCAGCAGCATCCCATATGGGGGGTCAAATGACGGAAACAATGTTTGTGGACTGCCCGTGCTGCGGCACGCGGCTGGAACTGGAGCGCAAAACCGGCAAAATTGTCAAAACATGGGCCAAACTGGAGAAAAAAGAGGGCGGCGACGCCTTTGCCGATTCGCTCAAAAAAATGAAAGAGGAAAAAGAAAGGCTTGGCAAGTATTTCTCGCAGGCGCCGGATTCAATGAGCAAGCACAAAAAAGAGCTGCTGGACAAATTTGAGCAGGAAAAACAGCGCATAAAAGACTCCGGCGACACCAGCCGCCCGCTCAACCCGCTGGACCTGGATTAAAATTGCTAAAATAGAGGCAAATGACGGACACCGAGTTAAATAAAAAGCTAAATGAGCTTCTATCCAGACATGAAACCGAATGTTTGGAGTTCAAAGAAGCCGCGAATGACTTTAGTTTTGAAAAACTGGGGGAATATTTCTCCGCTTTGAGCAATGAAGCCAACTTGGCAGGTTGCCCTAATTCCTGGCTGGTACTTGGCATTGAGGACAGAACTCGCAGTATTGTGGGAACCAGCTTTAAAAAAGGAAAATTGACTGCTTTGCCAAACGATTTTTCGGTCCACACAACAGGAAACATCTGTTTTCAACCCTTTGAGTTAACGCGGGACGGCAAACGAGTGATTTTGCTCAAAATACCGGCGGCGCCGCAGGGAATTCCGATTGCATGGCAGGGACATTATTACGCGCGGCATGGAGCATCTCTTGTTGCGCTGGATATCAATAAGCTGGAAACAATCCGCCGCCAAATTATGCCTGATTGGTCGGCAAGAGTTATTGAAGAAGCCTCTATTGACATGCTGGACAAAGATGCGATTGCCTTTGCGCGAGAGCAATTCCTGCCAGGAAATCCAGAGGCGGCTGAATGGGACACCAGAACTTTCCTTAATAAAGCGAAACTTACAATCCGGGACAAAATTACCAATACTGCCATTTTGCTCCTGGGCGCATCAGAATCCGAGCATTTTTTATCCCCGGCAATGGCAAAAATAACGTGGGTATCTAAAGAACAAAATTCTTTGAACAGCGACCAATATGAGCATTTCCATCCGCCGTTTCTACTCAACACCGACA is part of the Elusimicrobiales bacterium genome and harbors:
- a CDS encoding 2-phosphosulfolactate phosphatase, yielding MIAETPQQCAEWTGRAVVCDVLRCSTNICAMLKRGKPHVRVFADKDKAVAWHAGNPGGDFFSELDFPPEFEKYDNSPSQALQSDPRRPAVLVTGAGTKAILSLRNAEAVYIGCFANFPAAAAKIRAGGDFLLVPAGIFYLNHPEDLLCARALEAAASGGENAAQNALALLKESGRLEKFLRERPQNGAADLAIALNTGGLNLLPEVKISGDCAVAKL
- a CDS encoding diacylglycerol kinase family protein yields the protein MDRSFYFIINPNAGRKTDARNLAEAVTTLFAGRGRAECAFTSGPGHALELARGAVASGFDAVVVAAGDGTINEALPALCGSRAALGLVPRGSGNGLAREFSIPLAPRRALEALLKWRPRRIDLGKINGEYFANVAGIGIDALIGEAFNSFGRKGPRGKLPYYYFGLRQYVSYKPPRLELECGGKTSVVKPLCLAFANCRQFGGGAVIAPSAKPDDGLLNIVTVDYRPWYQTVRHLHKLFDGSIESSSLVSAAKSASALVRGEGEIVYHIDGEPRRARGAITVETVPSALAILQGPES
- a CDS encoding 7-carboxy-7-deazaguanine synthase QueE, which codes for MKAPVAEIFSSIQGEGIFLGARQIFVRFCGCNLKCSYCDEPASRAAGKMMTAERILREISRLGKKPHHSVSLTGGEPLLHADFIAALAPRIKTAGLPVYLETNAALPEKFRLVSRHVDIVAADWKFRRSTGEELAARHRDFLSQCRGRVFVKAVLTGGESRAELEQCAGTVADVSAHIPLVIQPATPVSTQAVKTAEKFLKLARRKLARVIILPQQHPIWGVK
- the queC gene encoding 7-cyano-7-deazaguanine synthase QueC, producing the protein MKKAIVLLSGGLDSATCLYWTKAKGYSCHALCILYGQRHGREAKSAAKIARLAGVPLTTLRLKLPWLKTSALVDKSRKLPDIPLDKIGHEGIAPTYVPGRNLLFVSLAASFADAAGARAVVLGPNALDYSGYPDCRPQFYKALAKAVARGTALGGKMKILTPIINLDKAQIAKLAARLKVPVRHTWSCYKGGAKPCGHCDACKLRAKGFALAGLRDEAL
- a CDS encoding histidine phosphatase family protein → MAVKRLILMRHGHSPAAGAGGDAARPLSARGKNAALLAAKKLSAKGFAPELALSSPLVRAMSTAETAAAHFGARVEVADWLDGSRSCSDVWEMLLPRLADCGTVMAVGHQPGLGMLAGALMGGCAFPFQPAGVCVLRFDGELPPRPRACAAEEFSFLDPEV
- a CDS encoding type II toxin-antitoxin system HicA family toxin is translated as MKRRELVKHLTEQGCVLTREGGKYSVFQNPVTCKETPVTRHNEIADFTVRKICRDLGVEPPH